One Trichosurus vulpecula isolate mTriVul1 chromosome 7, mTriVul1.pri, whole genome shotgun sequence genomic region harbors:
- the LOC118855906 gene encoding CCR4-NOT transcription complex subunit 7-like, translating into MPAATVDHSQRICEVWACNLDDEMKKIRQVIRKYNYVAMDTEFPGVVARPIGEFRSNADYQYQLLRCNVDLLKIIQLGLTFMNEQGEYPPGTSTWQFNFKFNLTEDMYAQDSIELLTTSGIQFKKHEEEGIKTQYFAELLMTSGVVLCEGVKWLSFHSGYDFGYLIKILTNSNLPEEELDFFEILRLFFPVIYDVKYLMKSCKNLKGGLQEVAEQLELERMGPQHQAGSDSLLTGMAFFKMREMFFEDHIDDAKYCGHLYGLGSGSSYVQNGTGNAYEEEASKQS; encoded by the coding sequence ATGCCAGCAGCGACCGTAGATCATAGCCAAAGAATTTGTGAAGTTTGGGCTTGCAACCTGGATGACGAGATGAAGAAAATTCGTCAAGTTATACGGAAGTATAATTACGTTGCCATGGACACCGAGTTTCCAGGTGTGGTTGCAAGACCCATTGGAGAATTCAGAAGTAATGCTGACTATCAGTACCAACTGTTGAGATGTAACGTAGACTTGCTAAAGATAATTCAGCTTGGATTAACATTTATGAATGAGCAAGGAGAATACCCTCCAGGAACTTCAACGTGGCAGTTCAACTTCAAGTTTAATTTAACGGAGGACATGTATGCTCAGGACTCCATAGAGCTCCTAACGACCTCGGGAATCCAGTTTAAAAAGCATGAGGAAGAAGGGATCAAGACACAGTATTTTGCAGAACTCCTCATGACGTCGGGCGTCGTTCTGTGTGAGGGGGTCAAGTGGCTTTCATTTCACAGTGGTTATGACTTTGGCTATTTAATCAAAATCCTGACCAACTCGAACTTGCCTGAAGAAGAGCTGGACTTCTTTGAGATCCTCCGACTGTTCTTTCCGGTTATCTATGATGTCAAATACCTCATGAAGAGCTGCAAGAACCTCAAGGGCGGCCTGCAGGAAGTGGCTGAGCAGCTGGAGTTGGAGCGGATGGGACCACAGCACCAGGCAGGATCCGATTCGCTACTGACGGGAATGGCCTTTTTCAAAATGAGAGAAATGTTCTTTGAAGATCACATCGATGATGCCAAGTATTGTGGGCACTTGTACGGCCTTGGTTCGGGCTCCTCCTATGTGCAGAATGGTACGGGGAATGCGTATGAAGAGGAGGCCAGCAAGCAGTCATGA